Proteins co-encoded in one Megalops cyprinoides isolate fMegCyp1 chromosome 1, fMegCyp1.pri, whole genome shotgun sequence genomic window:
- the LOC118779964 gene encoding somatostatin receptor type 5 translates to MDSPFTPEVFLSAVSSSEAPGSLSEQEQEPGVLAFSVLMAVLYLLVCVVGLSGNALVIVAILKLDRMESATTVYILNLALADGLFMVGLPFIAMQNFQNRWAFGDLACKLVMVLDGINQFTSVFCLTVMSVDRYLALVSPLRFARWRSPRRAKVISACLWALSLLPVLPMALRFSAESGLCTVDSHVSFHSWWLVFLTYTFILGFALPFAVMITAYAALVLTLRTRRGSFQSRDSERQERQVTRMVVSVVLVFAACWLPFYVFNFCALHRWDLVFSFAKAFELVVLFSYAWSCANPILYACLSGTFRAHFRTLLCPKQGSAGGPPEPPTEGCDLQGVSGGHSSAV, encoded by the coding sequence ATGGATTCTCCATTCACACCAGAGGtttttctcagtgctgtgtcttcCTCCGAAGCCCCCGGCAGTCTCtcagaacaggagcaggagccAGGGGTCCTGGCCTTCAGCGTGCTGATGGCGGTGCTCTACCTGCTGGTCTGCGTGGTGGGTCTGTCCGGGAACGCCCTGGTGATTGTAGCCATTCTCAAGCTGGACAGGATGGAGTCGGCCACCACCGTTTACATCCTCAACCTGGCGCTGGCGGACGGGCTCTTCATGGTGGGCCTGCCCTTCATCGCCATGCAGAACTTCCAGAACCGCTGGGCTTTCGGAGACCTGGCCTGCAAGCTGGTCATGGTGCTTGACGGCATCAACCAGTTCACCAGCGTCTTCTGCCTGACGGTGATGAGCGTGGACCGCTACCTGGCGCTGGTCAGTCCCCTCCGCTTCGCTAGGTGGCGCTCTCCGCGGCGGGCGAAGGTGATCAGCGCGTGCCTGTGGGCGCTGTCCCTGCTGCCGGTGCTGCCCATGGCGCTCCGGTTCTCTGCAGAAAGCGGGCTGTGCACGGTGGACTCCCACGTCTCCTTCCACAGCTGGTGGCTGGTCTTCCTCACGTACACCTTCATCCTGGGCTTCGCGCTGCCCTTCGCGGTGATGATCACGGCGTACGCGGCGCTGGTGCTGACCCTCCGCACGCGCCGCGGAAGCTTCCAGAGCCGTGACAGCGAGCGGCAGGAGCGGCAGGTCACCCGCATGGTGGTGTCGGTGGTGCTGGTGTTCGCCGCCTGCTGGCTGCCCTTCTACGTCTTCAACTTCTGCGCCTTGCATCGCTGGGACCTGGTGTTCAGCTTCGCCAAGGCCTTCGAGCTCGTGGTGCTGTTCTCGTACGCGTGGAGCTGCGCCAACCCCATCCTGTACGCCTGCCTTTCCGGAACGTTCCGCGCCCACTTCCGCACCCTGCTGTGCCCCAAACAGGGGTCTGCGGGGGGGCCCCCCGAACCCCCCACTGAGGGGTGCGACCTGCAAGGGGTCAGCGGGGGGCACAGCAGTGCCGTGTAG
- the sstr2a gene encoding somatostatin receptor type 2 isoform X1, with protein sequence MKRVHVRLDAKNTGATALREAVAMENWTIPPSPPNSSLPDPLTYDGFFNSTPNGTQHGFDQTSTVVVTFVYFAVCAVGLCGNTLVIYVILRYAKMKTVTNIYILNLAVADVLCMLTLPFIAIQLALVHWPFGSALCRVAMTADSLNQFTSIFCLTVMSMDRYLAVVHPIKSTRWRKPRVAKTINLGVWGVSLLVNLPVMIYSGLMTNSSSTQVCTIVWPEPQEAYYTAFMFYTFFLGFFLPLAVICLCYLLIVVKVKSSGVRVGSSKRKRSERKVTRMVSVVVAVFVLCWLPFYVFNVTSVTGSISTTPLLKCTFDFVVVLGYANSCANPILYAFLSENFKKSFQNVLCLRQAGGLDEAERSDSRQDRTRTAIDAPTDTQSALLNGDLQTGI encoded by the exons ATGAAAAG AGTTCACGTCAGGCTGGATGCAAAAAACACAGGTgccacagctctgagagagGCCGTTGCCATGGAGAACTGGACAATCCCCCCCTCGCCCCCGAACTCGTCGCTGCCGGACCCACTGACGTACGACGGCTTCTTCAACAGCACCCCGAACGGCACGCAGCACGGCTTCGACCAGACCAGCACGGTGGTGGTCACCTTCGTGTACTTCGCGGTGTGCGCGGTGGGTCTCTGTGGCAACACCCTGGTCATCTACGTCATTCTGCGCTACGCCAAGATGAAGACCGTCACCAACATCTACATCCTCAACCTGGCGGTGGCCGACGTGCTGTGCATGCTCACGCTCCCCTTCATCGCCATCCAGCTGGCCCTTGTCCACTGGCCCTTCGGCTCCGCCCTCTGTCGAGTCGCCATGACCGCCGACTCCCTCAACCAGTTCACCAGCATCTTCTGCCTGACGGTCATGAGCATGGACCGCTACCTGGCTGTGGTGCACCCCATCAAGTCCACCAGGTGGCGGAAGCCGCGTGTGGCCAAGACCATCAACCTGGGCGTGTGGGGCGTGTCTCTGCTGGTGAACCTGCCCGTCATGATCTACAGCGGCCTGATGACCAACAGCAGCTCGACGCAGGTGTGCACCATCGTGTGGCCGGAGCCTCAGGAGGCCTACTACACCGCCTTCATGTTCTACACCTTCTTCCTGGGCTTCTTCCTGCCGCTGGCCGTCATCTGCCTCTGCTACCTGCTCATCGTCGTCAAGGTGAAGTCGTCGGGCGTCCGCGTGGGCTCGTCCAAGCGCAAGCGCTCGGAGCGCAAGGTGACGCGCATGGTGTCCGTCGTGGTGGCTGTGTTCGTACTCTGCTGGCTGCCCTTCTACGTCTTCAACGTCACCTCGGTGACGGGCAGCATCAGCACCACGCCGCTGCTGAAGTGCACCTTCGACTTCGTGGTGGTGCTGGGCTACGCCAACAGCTGTGCCAACCCCATCCTCTACGCCTTCCTGTCGGAGAACTTCAAGAAGAGCTTCCAGAACGTTCTGTGCCTGCGGCAGGCGGGCGGGCTGGACGAGGCGGAGCGCAGCGACAGCCGGCAGGACAGGACACGCACCGCCATTGACGCGCCCACCGACACGCAGAGTGCGCTGCTCAACGGAGACCTGCAGACCGGCAtctga
- the sstr2a gene encoding somatostatin receptor type 2 isoform X2, with protein sequence MENWTIPPSPPNSSLPDPLTYDGFFNSTPNGTQHGFDQTSTVVVTFVYFAVCAVGLCGNTLVIYVILRYAKMKTVTNIYILNLAVADVLCMLTLPFIAIQLALVHWPFGSALCRVAMTADSLNQFTSIFCLTVMSMDRYLAVVHPIKSTRWRKPRVAKTINLGVWGVSLLVNLPVMIYSGLMTNSSSTQVCTIVWPEPQEAYYTAFMFYTFFLGFFLPLAVICLCYLLIVVKVKSSGVRVGSSKRKRSERKVTRMVSVVVAVFVLCWLPFYVFNVTSVTGSISTTPLLKCTFDFVVVLGYANSCANPILYAFLSENFKKSFQNVLCLRQAGGLDEAERSDSRQDRTRTAIDAPTDTQSALLNGDLQTGI encoded by the coding sequence ATGGAGAACTGGACAATCCCCCCCTCGCCCCCGAACTCGTCGCTGCCGGACCCACTGACGTACGACGGCTTCTTCAACAGCACCCCGAACGGCACGCAGCACGGCTTCGACCAGACCAGCACGGTGGTGGTCACCTTCGTGTACTTCGCGGTGTGCGCGGTGGGTCTCTGTGGCAACACCCTGGTCATCTACGTCATTCTGCGCTACGCCAAGATGAAGACCGTCACCAACATCTACATCCTCAACCTGGCGGTGGCCGACGTGCTGTGCATGCTCACGCTCCCCTTCATCGCCATCCAGCTGGCCCTTGTCCACTGGCCCTTCGGCTCCGCCCTCTGTCGAGTCGCCATGACCGCCGACTCCCTCAACCAGTTCACCAGCATCTTCTGCCTGACGGTCATGAGCATGGACCGCTACCTGGCTGTGGTGCACCCCATCAAGTCCACCAGGTGGCGGAAGCCGCGTGTGGCCAAGACCATCAACCTGGGCGTGTGGGGCGTGTCTCTGCTGGTGAACCTGCCCGTCATGATCTACAGCGGCCTGATGACCAACAGCAGCTCGACGCAGGTGTGCACCATCGTGTGGCCGGAGCCTCAGGAGGCCTACTACACCGCCTTCATGTTCTACACCTTCTTCCTGGGCTTCTTCCTGCCGCTGGCCGTCATCTGCCTCTGCTACCTGCTCATCGTCGTCAAGGTGAAGTCGTCGGGCGTCCGCGTGGGCTCGTCCAAGCGCAAGCGCTCGGAGCGCAAGGTGACGCGCATGGTGTCCGTCGTGGTGGCTGTGTTCGTACTCTGCTGGCTGCCCTTCTACGTCTTCAACGTCACCTCGGTGACGGGCAGCATCAGCACCACGCCGCTGCTGAAGTGCACCTTCGACTTCGTGGTGGTGCTGGGCTACGCCAACAGCTGTGCCAACCCCATCCTCTACGCCTTCCTGTCGGAGAACTTCAAGAAGAGCTTCCAGAACGTTCTGTGCCTGCGGCAGGCGGGCGGGCTGGACGAGGCGGAGCGCAGCGACAGCCGGCAGGACAGGACACGCACCGCCATTGACGCGCCCACCGACACGCAGAGTGCGCTGCTCAACGGAGACCTGCAGACCGGCAtctga